A stretch of DNA from Methylosinus sp. LW4:
CGTCACGCGGCCCACGAAGACGCTGCCGAGGATCAGTAGCGTTATGGACCAGCAGTTGGCGGTGAAGACATCCGCCGCCCGATAGTCGAATTGCGACTGAAGATAGGTGGGCAAATAGAGAAAATAGGTCACGAAGACGCCGGCGAATACCCAGGTCGCGGCCATGGAGACGAGAACCTCGCTCTTGCAGCGCGTGAAGACGAGCGAGATCGGTAGTCGGGCGTCAGCGACACGTCGTTCACGAAGCGCCTCGAAGACAGGCGTCTCTCGCAAATGCTTCCTCAGATAGACCGAGATCAGGCCGAAGACGCCGCCGAGGATAAAAGGAATGCGCCAGCCCCAGGCGACGAGATCATCGGCGGCGAGGCTCGCCGTCAGTATTTTGGCGGTGAGCGCGCCCATCAATATTCCGCAGCAAAGCCCGCCCATCAGCAGCCCGCAGGCGAAGCCCACTCGGGATTTGTGGACATGCTCGGCGCAGAAGATCCATGCGCCGGGCACTTCTCCGCCCACCGACAGCCCTTGCAGCAGCCGGCAGAACAGGAAGAGGAGCGGAGCGGCGAAGCCGATCGTCTGGTAATCGGGCGTCAGGCCGACCAACAGCGTGGGAAATGCCATCAGGAAGAGGCCGAGCGCGAACATTCTCTTGCGGCCGACGCGGTCGCCGAAATGCGCGAAGACGACGCCGCCGATCGGGCGCACGAGATAGCCGGCGGCGAAAATGCCGAAGACCTGGAGCTGCGAGAGCCATTGCGGGCTGTCATGCGGGAAGAAGACCGCGGCGAGGGTCTTGGCGAAGAAAACGCCGACGATGAAATCATAATATTCGAGCGCGCCGCCGAGAGACGCGAGCGCCAGCGTCTTCGCCTGTTCACGAGAGAGACCGCGCAACGCTTCGATTTCGTCGGACGCCAGAGGACGGGTTTGGATTGTCATGGGTCTGTTCCGATCAATCGATGTCGCGCGCCGCGCTCGAAGGCTTCGTCGCCGTCACCAGCATATCGACGCCCTCGCGATAATTCGACCGCACATCGGCGAATCCGAGAGCGCGCATTGTCGATAGAGTCGCCGAAGAATACATGAGACGACTGGCGGATTCGTCGCTGAAGAGATGCACGATCCAATCCTCGAGGAGATCGTAGCGCTTCGCCTCGCCGAAGACCTTGAACATGTTGCGGACGTCCGCCTGGGTGGATGCGAGCTGAAGAGCGTAATCATCCAGCGCGAAACGATCGCCGTTGACGAACAGGCCGCCCGGCTCGAGGACTCGCAGGATCTCCGCGAAGAGCTCACGCCTGTAGCGATGATCGAAATTATGGATGGCGTAATTGGAGGCGACGAGGTCGATGCTCTCGTCGGGCAGCGCTCTCAGATAGACGAGCGCATCGCTCTCGATGAATTCGACGCGGCCGGCGCGGGCATAGGAGGCGAGATTTTCGCGCGCCTGATTCAACATCGCCGGCGAGGCGTCGACCGCCAGAAGGTTCAGATCATCACGCTGCGAGAGCAGCGAGCGCGTGCTGGTTCCCGTGCCGCAGCCGATCTCCAGTCCCCGTAGGGCGGCGCCGGGCCGCCAGGCTGCGACAGTCGCGCCGAGATTCGTCGTCACCGTCACGATGTTGGGGCAGATCATCGGAAGGAAATCATATTCCTCGCCGATAGGGCCGGTAAAAAGATT
This window harbors:
- a CDS encoding MFS transporter — encoded protein: MTIQTRPLASDEIEALRGLSREQAKTLALASLGGALEYYDFIVGVFFAKTLAAVFFPHDSPQWLSQLQVFGIFAAGYLVRPIGGVVFAHFGDRVGRKRMFALGLFLMAFPTLLVGLTPDYQTIGFAAPLLFLFCRLLQGLSVGGEVPGAWIFCAEHVHKSRVGFACGLLMGGLCCGILMGALTAKILTASLAADDLVAWGWRIPFILGGVFGLISVYLRKHLRETPVFEALRERRVADARLPISLVFTRCKSEVLVSMAATWVFAGVFVTYFLYLPTYLQSQFDYRAADVFTANCWSITLLILGSVFVGRVTDIIGGGKAYAIGGAAMTAVVAALGFSLGNGGAWTLHLYAIGGFAIGTITLTPYLIIRSFPPELRFTGFALSYNTAYAVIGGTTPPLMAFLVGERALAMAPIYYMSALCLFGAAIGLLRSER
- a CDS encoding class I SAM-dependent methyltransferase; amino-acid sequence: MASAGDNNLFTGPIGEEYDFLPMICPNIVTVTTNLGATVAAWRPGAALRGLEIGCGTGTSTRSLLSQRDDLNLLAVDASPAMLNQARENLASYARAGRVEFIESDALVYLRALPDESIDLVASNYAIHNFDHRYRRELFAEILRVLEPGGLFVNGDRFALDDYALQLASTQADVRNMFKVFGEAKRYDLLEDWIVHLFSDESASRLMYSSATLSTMRALGFADVRSNYREGVDMLVTATKPSSAARDID